One Kitasatospora sp. NBC_01287 DNA window includes the following coding sequences:
- a CDS encoding enolase C-terminal domain-like protein yields MTTTVAPSTTLTGELFRCAVSGRTDWLLLRLRDQDGVTGWGECSDAGPRAAVLRVLDGDGEVGVFTRRTVRGAVRQALADLAARRAGVPLWRWLGGAGAAHAPESVPLYANLNRAPGGRAPAEVAATAVAAVRAGFTAVKLAPFDTPGGDRLAHLGLARVRAVRAAVGPDVRVLVDCHERLSLAELTPLLDPFAELGIGWLEDGVGSARPAELAELRHRTQLPLAGGEFAFDAAELAAVDGLLDYVLPDVKHAGGPAAVLALAAAAGAARVSLHNPAGPVATLHSAHLAALLPTEPLEFAFGEVDWRAALLGGAERISGGRLALPAGPGLGAEPDLDHPALLPVWRGTIEPTDSCCPTE; encoded by the coding sequence GTGACCACGACCGTCGCACCGAGTACCACCCTGACCGGCGAGCTCTTCCGCTGCGCCGTGAGCGGACGCACCGACTGGCTGCTGCTGCGGCTGCGCGACCAGGACGGGGTGACCGGCTGGGGCGAGTGCTCCGACGCCGGGCCGCGCGCGGCCGTGCTGCGGGTGCTCGACGGGGACGGCGAGGTCGGCGTGTTCACCCGCCGCACGGTGCGCGGGGCGGTGCGCCAGGCGCTGGCCGACCTGGCCGCCAGGCGGGCCGGGGTGCCGCTGTGGCGCTGGCTCGGCGGCGCGGGCGCCGCTCACGCGCCGGAGTCGGTGCCGCTGTACGCCAACCTCAACCGGGCCCCGGGCGGCCGGGCCCCGGCCGAGGTGGCGGCCACCGCGGTCGCCGCCGTGCGGGCCGGGTTCACCGCCGTCAAGCTCGCGCCCTTCGACACCCCGGGCGGTGACCGGCTGGCGCACCTCGGACTGGCCCGGGTGCGCGCGGTGCGGGCGGCGGTCGGCCCGGACGTGCGGGTCCTGGTGGACTGCCACGAGCGCCTCTCGCTCGCCGAACTCACCCCGCTGCTCGACCCGTTCGCCGAGCTCGGGATCGGCTGGCTGGAGGACGGCGTGGGCAGCGCCCGCCCGGCCGAGCTGGCCGAGCTGCGCCACCGCACCCAGCTGCCGCTGGCCGGCGGCGAGTTCGCCTTCGACGCCGCCGAACTCGCCGCGGTGGACGGCCTGCTGGACTACGTGCTGCCCGACGTCAAGCACGCCGGAGGACCGGCCGCGGTGCTCGCGCTGGCCGCGGCGGCGGGCGCCGCCCGGGTCTCGTTGCACAACCCCGCCGGCCCGGTGGCCACCCTGCACAGTGCGCACCTGGCCGCGCTGCTGCCCACCGAGCCGCTGGAGTTCGCCTTCGGCGAGGTGGACTGGCGAGCCGCGCTGCTCGGCGGCGCCGAGCGGATCAGCGGGGGGCGGCTGGCGCTGCCCGCCGGCCCCGGGCTGGGCGCCGAGCCCGACCTCGACCACCCGGCGCTGCTGCCGGTCTGGCGCGGCACCATCGAGCCGACCGACTCCTGTTGCCCGACCGAGTAG
- a CDS encoding esterase family protein — MQPPFARPRAVLSAAAVLTMAAALTACGGSGGGKPAAQAAPPAGRVAGSPGAPAGTDPSGSAAPAASAAPSAGSDQVSLPTGPATQLTKARDTAAGPIMMTTLTGKKSGVTAKVWVWLPPEYNDPKYATYGFPVLTLYAGGQSNGYNTWTDDQLPIQAEDEDLVKQGKAHPFIMVMPVQNLVADEKQTLDCSDIPGQPKMGTWMSEDVPDFVRANFRTLKSRDGWGLMGASTGAFCSAKMALQHPDLYKAAVPIDGYFNPDSEFWKGHEADRLANSPDVLVGQSKADVRMLATAGGATPDEVKLVKAWVAKAAAPTKIDYYEQPGGKHLTSHFKKMIPDTLQWLTQNLAGPTPA, encoded by the coding sequence GTGCAGCCGCCGTTCGCCCGTCCACGTGCCGTCCTGTCCGCCGCCGCCGTCCTCACCATGGCGGCCGCCCTCACCGCGTGCGGCGGGAGTGGCGGCGGCAAGCCCGCGGCCCAGGCCGCGCCGCCGGCCGGCCGGGTCGCGGGCTCGCCCGGTGCCCCGGCGGGCACGGACCCGAGCGGATCGGCCGCGCCGGCCGCGAGCGCCGCGCCGTCCGCCGGCTCGGACCAGGTCTCCCTGCCGACCGGTCCCGCCACCCAGCTGACCAAGGCCCGCGACACCGCGGCCGGCCCGATCATGATGACGACGCTGACCGGCAAGAAGTCCGGGGTCACCGCCAAGGTCTGGGTCTGGCTCCCGCCGGAGTACAACGACCCCAAGTACGCCACCTACGGCTTCCCGGTGCTCACCCTCTACGCGGGCGGCCAGAGCAACGGCTACAACACCTGGACCGACGACCAGCTGCCGATCCAGGCGGAGGACGAGGACCTGGTCAAGCAGGGCAAGGCGCACCCGTTCATCATGGTGATGCCGGTGCAGAACCTGGTCGCCGACGAGAAGCAGACGCTGGACTGCAGTGACATCCCCGGCCAGCCGAAGATGGGCACCTGGATGTCCGAGGACGTCCCCGACTTCGTGCGTGCCAACTTCCGCACCCTGAAGAGCCGCGACGGCTGGGGCCTGATGGGCGCCTCCACCGGCGCGTTCTGCAGCGCCAAGATGGCCCTGCAGCACCCCGACCTCTACAAGGCCGCGGTGCCGATCGACGGCTACTTCAACCCCGACTCCGAGTTCTGGAAGGGCCACGAGGCGGACCGGCTGGCGAACAGCCCCGACGTGCTGGTCGGCCAGAGCAAGGCCGACGTGCGGATGCTGGCCACGGCGGGTGGGGCGACGCCGGACGAGGTCAAGCTGGTCAAGGCATGGGTGGCGAAGGCGGCGGCCCCCACCAAGATCGACTACTACGAGCAGCCGGGCGGCAAGCACCTCACCTCGCACTTCAAGAAGATGATCCCGGACACCCTGCAGTGGCTGACCCAGAACCTGGCAGGGCCGACACCGGCCTGA